In Sorghum bicolor cultivar BTx623 chromosome 10, Sorghum_bicolor_NCBIv3, whole genome shotgun sequence, one genomic interval encodes:
- the LOC8061541 gene encoding aluminum-activated malate transporter 4, whose translation MAAVASAARPPTPTPAPPPARLGSLWSTLEDQRGAAVPLLSSAWTLPTTSQDGEQEQQPKEGLLRRAGGAVARWWGAACGAVAELWAFARADPRKPVFAGKVALALALISLLVFLREPRDIVSHSVWAILTVVVVFEFSIGATLSKGFNRGLGTLTAGAFALAVAELSKHLGKLEEVILITSILSVAFVTTLTKLHPKMKPYEYGFRVFLLTFCYVMVSGYNTGKFTDTATSRFILIAIGAAVSLGINIGIYPIWAGEDLHNLIAKNFTGVAKSLEGCVDGYLRCMEYERIPSKILVYQASDDPLYSGYRAAVEASAQEETLLGFAIWEPPHGRYKTMNYPWRSFTKVSGALRHCSFAVMALHGCILSEIQAPPESRRVFAAEIQRVGHEGAKVLRELGSRVKTMTKLSSSGILFEVHMAAEELQKKIDEKSYLLVNTERWDSSKQAQGIKEVLNGTRAVEKENKNKENKNDGTSAVEKENKAKENNNGGMEPTMVDQTLVHQSKSFLANSFLSRYDSASTIDGFKPLLSWPARRSFHPNIPLEDEDSQTYESASALSLATFASLLIEFVARLQNVVNAFEELSEKANFKDPVEEPSAVSTSDVRVFDKIRKLVGF comes from the exons ATGGCGGCCGTGGCCTCGGCCGCGCGGCCGCCAACGCCAacaccggcgccgccgccggcgcggctGGGGTCGCTGTGGTCGACGCTGGAGGACCAGCGCGGGGCGGCGGTCCCGCTGCTCTCCTCGGCCTGGACCCTGCCGACCACCTCCCAGGAcggggagcaggagcagcagcccaAGGAGGGTCTGCTCCGGCGGGCTGGCGGCGCCGTGGCCCGCTGGTGGGGCGCGGCGTGCGGCGCGGTGGCGGAGCTGTGGGCGTTCGCGCGGGCCGACCCGCGGAAGCCCGTCTTCGCGGGGAAGGTCGCGCTCGCGCTCGCGCTCATCTCGCTGCTCGTCTTCCTGCGGGAGCCGCGCGACATCGTCAGCCACTCCGTCTGGGCGATCctcaccgtcgtcgtcgtcttcgaGTTCAGCATCG GTGCAACCTTAAGCAAAGGATTTAATCGGGGATTGGGTACGCTAACTGCAGGAGCTTTTGCTCTAGCTGTTGCAGAATTGTCCAAACATCTGGGAAAACTGGAGGAAGTGATTCTTATAACAAGTATCCTTAGTGTTG CCTTTGTCACAACCTTGACAAAGCTGCATCCGAAGATGAAGCCGTATGAGTATGGATTCCGTGTGTTCTTGTTGACATTCTGTTATGTTATGGTCTCTGGGTACAACACTGGGAAATTCACTGATACAGCTACAAGCAGATTTATATTGATTGCTATTGGTGCTGCTGTCAGTCTTGGAATCAATATAGGCATCTACCCAATCTGGGCAGGAGAGGATTTGCACAACTTGATAGCAAAGAATTTCACTGGTGTTGCAAAATCCTTGGAAG GTTGCGTTGATGGATATTTGAGATGCATGGAATATGAAAGGATTCCTTCAAAAATACTTGTGTATCAAGCATCTGATGATCCTCTATATAGTGGGTACAGGGCAGCTGTTGAGGCATCAGCACAGGAAGAAACCCTG CTTGGTTTTGCTATATGGGAGCCACCCCATGGCCGTTACAAAACAATGAACTATCCTTGGAGGAGTTTCACCAAAGTTAGTGGAGCATTGAGGCACTGTTCCTTTGCAGTCATGGCATTACATGGTTGCATTCTTTCAGAAATTCAG GCACCACCAGAAAGCAGAAGGGTATTTGCTGCAGAGATTCAAAGAGTGGGACATGAAGGAGCTAAAGTGTTGCGCGAGCTTGGAAGCAGAGTTAAGACAATGACCAAGCTGAGTTCTTCAGGTATTCTGTTCGAAGTTCACATGGCAGCTGAAGAGTTGCAAAAAAAGATTGATGAGAAGTCTTATCTTCTGGTGAACACTGAAAGATGGGATTCTAGCAAGCAAGCTCAAGGAATCAAAGAAGTTTTAAATGGCACCCGTGCTGTGGAAAAGGAAAACAAGAACAAAGAAAACAAGAATGATGGCACCAGTGCtgtggaaaaagaaaacaaagccaAAGAAAACAACAACGGAGGGATGGAACCTACCATGGTTGATCAAACTTTAGTCCATCAGTCAAAGAGCTTTCTTGCAAATTCATTTCTGAGCAGATATGATTCAGCATCAACAATTGACGGTTTTAAGCCACTACTGTCTTGGCCTGCTCGTAGATCATTCCATCCAAACATACCACTTGAAGATGAGGATTCCCAAACATACGAAAGTGCAAGTGCCTTGTCCTTGGCTACATTTGCATCACTTCTGATTGAATTTGTTGCCAGGCTACAGAATGTTGTTAATGCATTTGAAGAGTTGAGTGAGAAGGCTAACTTTAAGGATCCTGTGGAGGAGCCTTCTGCAGTTAGCACAAGTGATGTTAGGGTTTTCGATAAAATACGCAAATTGGTAGGATTCTAG